Part of the Oscillospiraceae bacterium genome is shown below.
ACCGCGATCCTGAGGATTACTATCCTTACGGCACCGACAATCACTCGGTGTGCGGAAGCATGACCGTAAAATACGGTACAAAAATACTGGAAATATTCCGCGAAAAGAACGAGCACGGTGAAACATTGGCAATCACCGATGTGGAAAAGAATCTCCCCGTCACCTTAGAAAGCTCACCCGGAGAGTATTTTCTGGGTATTTCGAGTGCGTTGTACGATAAGTCGCTGTACTGTCCCCAGGATATGGCGGGGCTTACCTCGTCGGGAGAGCTTGCCAATTACGAAAATGAGCTTATAAAAGCATATTCGGGTCAGGAGGATTTTTCGGGCATTGTGCAAAATCTTCAGGACGCGAAAAAAAGTCTTGAAAACCCCGAAAAGTCAGGCAAGGCGGACATACTGCGTGCCGAGCGCGCCGCGCTGGAGGGCGACCTGGTGTCAGCCATAATGAAACAAAACGACATAATGAATGTGGGCGCAGTCATTGCGGAAACGGAAAACAAGCTTCTTGAGGTAGAAAAAAAGCGTGTGCTTGCAAAAGCCGAGCTGGAGGAGCTTCACGGCGAGGCGCTCGAAGCGGAAACCCGCCGTATCACCGCCGCACAGCAGGAGACCGAGCGTTGCCGAAAAACCTGGGAACGTCTGAGTGCCCTCGCCAAAACAGATGAGGAAATGGCTGTTCTGGAAAGAGAATACGAGGCTCTCTGCGCCATGGGTGACAATCTCACACAGCTGGAAGAGCGGCTTGCAAACACAAAATCCAACCTGGATATGCACACCGTCATGGTCACCACCGAGCAGCACGACCGCGAAACGCTGGAAGATGTATCCGAAAAAGTGCAGAATCGCACAAAGCTTGCCCATCGTCTTTTCATAGCTTCGCTTCCGCTGTTTGTATTGGCGGCACTGACCTTTGTGGTGCTGTTTCTTGCGGTAAAGACTCTGACGCTAAATCAGGTGGTATGGATAAGCGCAGGTGTTGCGGTGCTGTCCCTGGGTTCACTTACGGCGGCAGTAATCGTACTTTTGTCGCGCAATCTTTTATACAACAAGCTGGGAATGTCGGGAGCGGAGGAATTTGAGGACGCATATGAGCTTATGCTGTCGCTGTGCAAAACCACCGATTTGTACCGTGACACCTACCGCGACGAAGCCCGTGCATACAAGGAAAAGGCTGAGGAATATTCGCGTTGTTTATCCGCGTTGGCAGTAAAGCTGAATCTGAGCCCGGACACCGCATCTGCCGAGGATGCGGAGGAACGTCTGGAGGAGCTTCGCATTGCCTGCCGAAAGGCGGCAACGGCGCTGGAGGAATATCAGGCAGTGCTGGAGGAGCATCGCCGTTACACCTCGGAGGAGGTCAAAAAAGCGGTGGAAGCGAAAACCCTGCGCCGCCAACAGCTTGAAAAGGAATTGGCGGAGTACAATGAAGAAAGCACCGCGCTTTTCGAGCACAAGCGGTCTTTCGAGGAGGTTTTCTCCACAGCGGTTATACACACCGAACGTCCCGTTTATATCAAAACACGGCTTAATGAGATACAAAAACAGCTTGAGGAGTACGAAAAGGACCTGGAGGCACTTGATATCGCCCGCGAGGTGCTGGAGGACGCCTTCGGCGTTATGAAATTCCGCATTAAAAGCCATCTCGCCGATGGGGTAAACAGTGCGCTGAAATTTACACTGAGCGAAAGCGAAAGCTTTCTGGTGGACGACAGCTATTCCCTCCAATACAAAAACGGCACACGCCTTATGCCGGTGTTCACCGACACTCTCGCACGCATCTCACGTGCCGGAAAGGGTATAAGCCGAAGCCTTTGCGAAATGTCGGCACTGGCGATGAGAATTTCGCTCATCAAGATGCTGGAGGCGGACATCACCGCCGCCGTACTGGACGAGCCGTTCGCTTTCATCGACACCTTCGGTGAGGATAAAATGCTGAAAAAGCTCAGCAATTCGGGCTTTTGCCAAGTACTTCTTTTCACCTCGCACTCCATCGAGGGCGCACAGGAAAAATACAACTGCATAAATCTTTAACGGTAAAAAAATGAACACAATAACTGCATCCTCTCCCATCCGGTATATTAAGGGCATAGGTGAGAAGCGGGCACAGCTTTTGAAGCGCATGGGCGTGGAAACTGCCGGTCAGCTTGTCACCCTTTATCCGCGCGCCTACGAAGACCGCGGAGTGATTACCCCAGTAGACAAAATGAACCAGGCGGGTGCGGTGTACAATTTATTATTAACAGTAGGCGAAATTCCGCGGGGAGCCCGCATAAGCGGAGGACGTCAGATGGTATCCTTCCGCGCATACGATGAAACGGGTGTCGTGAAAATAGTGTTCTTCAATCAGCTCCACTTAAAGGATGCCTTTGAGGTGGGCGACACCTACCGATTCCGCGGAAAGGTAAGCGTTTCGGGCAACACGTTTACCATGACCTCGCCCTCCTTTGAAAAGGCAGACGACCCCTCGTCACTGCCCGATATAGTACCCGTATATCCCCTGACCGCAGGCCTTAACGGCAAGGCGCTTGCGGGCGCCATACAAAATGCGCTTAAAAGCCTTACCTTCAAGGAATTTCTTCCACCGTCGGTAATTCGGGAAAACTCGCTTTGTTCTCTCGATTTTGCCATGCGAAACATACATCAGCCTCAAAACGCTCAGGCGCTTAAGCAGGCACAAAAACGGCTGAGCTTTGATGAATTCTTTCTGTTCAGCCTGTCGCTCATAAACATGAGGCGCAAAAACCGCGTAATGAACGCGCGGAAAATGCCCGACGTGAGCCTTTCCTCTCTGCTTTCAAGGCTTCCTTATGAGCTTACCGATGCGCAGAAAGAAGCTGTTAATGACATAAAAAGCGACCTTGTGGGTGCAAAATATCCCGATTGCGACACCATTCCGTACATGCGCCGTCTTTTGCAGGGCGATGTGGGAAGCGGTAAGACGATAGTTGCCGCCTGTGCCGTATTTATGGCGGTACGCAGCGGAAAGCGCGCCGCCATGATGGTGCCCACCGAAATTCTTGCCCATCAGCATTTTAACGACATGCAACCCCTTTTTGAGTCGCTCGGAATACCTGTGGCTTTGCTTACGGGTTCAACCACCCCCGCACAGCGAAAAAAGCTGACGGCACTTCTGAAGGAAGACTCCAAGGACAGCCCCAGGTTTATCATCGGCACACACGCACTGCTGGAGAATTATGTTCAGATACCCGATTTAGGGCTTATCATAACCGACGAACAGCACCGATTCGGTGTAAATCAGCGCGAAAAGCTTGCGGACAAAAACAGCGACGGCGTGCACACTCTCATCATGTCCGCCACACCCATACCCCGCACTCTTGCAATATTTCTGTTCGGAGACCTGGATATTTCGGTTATAAATCAGCTTCCCCCGAACCGTCAGAAGGTCGACACCTTTCTTGTGGACGAAAGCTATCGCACACGCATAAACGCCTTTATCAGAAAGCAGGTGGACAGCGGACATCAGGTATACATCATCTGCCCGCTGATTGAGGACGAAAACGGCGAAAGCGAGCTGAAAAGCGCCGCAGACTATCACAAAAACCTCAGCCAAAGGATTTTCCCCGACCTGAAGGTCGCTCTTCTTCACGGCAAAATGAAGCCCGCCCAAAAGGACGAGGTCATGAGCGCCTTTGCAAAGGGTGAATACCACATTCTGGTTTCAACCACCGTTATCGAGGTAGGTGTCAACGTGCCCAACGCCACACTTATGATAGTGGAAAACGCCGAGCGCTTCGGGCTCAGCCAGCTTCACCAGCTTCGCGGACGTGTGGGACGCGGAAGCCACAAGTCCTACTGTGTGCTTTTCTCGCAAAGCGGAGCAGAACGGCTTAAATTCATGACCAAAACCAACGACGGCTTTGAAATAGCCCGTTTTGATTTGGAAAACCGCGGACCGGGTGACTTTTTCGGTCAGCGCCAGAGCGGAGAATTGCATTTCAGATTTGCCGACGGCTCGGATATCGACATGCTAACGGGCATAAAAAACCAGGCCGACCGCCTTTTATCCGCCGATCCCGATCTTTCGGACCCCGAAAATACAGCCTTGAGGTTAAAGCTTATGAGTACACATTCCTCAGCCGAACGGGTGTCCACCTGAACATTTATTATTACGTCACAAAATCCTAACAAATATATATTATAATCATACTATGAACATTATAAAAAGCTTTAAAACACCGCCTCTTATTCTTGCTCCCATGGCGGGCGTGGCGGACAATGCCTTTCGCATACTGTGCAAAAAGCACGGTGCAGACATGGTTTTCAGCGAAATGGTTTCCGCCAAGGCGGTATACTACGGGGATAAAAAAACTTACGCTCTGGCTTCCTTCCGTGAAACCGAGCGACCCTATATTCTGCAGATTTTCGGCAGTGAGCCTCACATACTGGCGCATGCCGCAAGGGTGCTGTATGATTTTTGCCGTCCCGACGGCATTGATATCAATATGGGCTGTCCCGTGCACAAAATCTTTGCCAACAATGAGGGCAGTGCACTTATGAAAAGCCCCGAAGCAGTTTATGAAATTGTTTCACGTGTAAAGGATGCCGTGCCTGTGCCGGTCAGCGTAAAAATCCGAAGCGGTATTGATAAAGAACACATAAACGCCCTTGAAGTCGCTCTTTCGGCGCAGAAGGGCGGTGCGGATTTTGTATCCATCCACGCACGTACCCGTGCCCAGATGTATGCCGGCAAGGCGGATTACAAGCTCATAAAGGAGCTCAATTCTGCTCTCGACATCCCGCTTATAGGCAACGGCGATGTTACCGACACCCAAAGCCTTGACGCCATGCTGGAAACAGGTGTCAGCGGAGTTATGATAGGACGGGGAGCACTGGGCAATCCCTTTATCTTCGCCCGTCTCAAAAGTCACATGCTGGGCGAAGCTTACACCGAGCCCGACAGAGAAACCATTAAAAACACACTTTTTGAGCACCTGAATTTAAGTCTTGAATTCAAGCCCGAAAAGATAGCTGTACGCGAAGCCAGAAAGCATATAGCTTACTATCTCAAAGGTTTTCCCGGAAGCGCCGCACTGCGTGATGCGGTCAACCGTGCCGACACGGTGCAGCAGCTATTCTCATTGCTCAACTCATAGCCGGACCAATTCCGACGAGGAAAGCTTCAAGAGACATTTTTTGTTTCTTTCAAGGCATTTTTTGCAGTCATAGTACATATTACAATAAAAATTAACGCCGAAAGGGGCGAAAATCGTCCTTTAAGCCGACATAGTTCGGCTCTTTTCGGCTATATAAAGAAAGGAGGGCAACCGTGAACACCGCTCTCACAGACGAAAAACAGCTTATTAAAGACGCCATGAACGGCGACGGCGATGCTTTCGGTCAGCTGGTGACCAAGTACGAAAAGAAAATATATTCCTTTGCGCTGGGTATGCTCTCCAATCCCGATGACGCTTTTGACGTATCCCAGGAAACCTTTCTCAAGGCGTACCGCTCGCTGAAATTCTTCAAGGGCGAAAGCAGTTTTTATACCTGGCTGTACACCATCTGCCGTAACTGTTGCTACGATTTTATCAAACAGCAAAGCCGTCAGCGGAAAAAGAATGTTTCCCTTTATGAATACGAAAGCGACCCCGACGGCACGGTCATCGAGATACCCGACAATGCAAACGACCCCGAAAAGCTTTTTGAGCAAAAACAGGTTCGCACAATTATTTACGATGCAATTATGTCACTGCCCGACAACCACCGTGAAATAATTCTTTTACGCGACATCCAGGGACTTTCTTACGAAGAAATCGCTGTGGCAATGTACATAAACGAGGGCACCGTAAAGAGCCGTCTCAGCCGTGCGCGCTCCAAATTACAGCTTATACTCAAAGAAAAGCTCTGAAAAAAGGAACTTTTTTCAGCATTTACCGTCCAATAGATGCAAAATGATTATTACGAAAGGAAAGAGCCATGCAAAACTGCCGCAAAATACGAAAAAATCTGCATGAATTTGCGCTGGGTCAGCTCGAGGGCGACATTGTCCGCCAAATCGAACAGCACCTTGATGAGTGTGAAGAGTGCCGCCGCATTTTTGATGCGGAAAAGCTTTACTGCGAAAATATCGGCGCGGTAGCAGCTGCATTGAGCACACTGCCTGAAAATAAAAACCTTTCCAGGGCCGTAACCGATGTTATAGAACAGGAAAAGGATAATCCGCCCGTTTACATTTCCCGTCGGCGTTTCCCGACAGCCACCGCCGCCGCCCTTGTTTTGGTAATGCTTATCGCTGTATTTGCAGGACGCATGGGGCTTATGGAGGATAATAACTTCACCGCCGACACTGCCGGCAGCATAGCATCTGCCGACACGGCTAATGATGAGCCGACTGATTCAGCAAGACTTTATGCCGCCGTTACCGATGATTCCGTTCCCGAAACGGTAAACGCTCCTGCGGAGCTTTATGATGAAATCATCCCCGAGGACAATGCCGTTGCCGTTGAATCGGACAACAGCACCAAAGAAATGGAAAACGACAGACCCATTATGATGATGGCTGCCCCTCCCTCCTCCGTATCGTCTGTCAAGGCAAGCGATGAGACTGAAACCGACGGGCAGATATACGAAGAATTTGCAACCGACACCGCAACATCCGAGCCTCAGCCCGACGACCCTGCCCTCGCGGTACACAAAAAAGTAGCGGAATATAACGATTTCATTAATTCCCAGGCGCTTATTCTGCTGTATCCTCAGGTCATAATGCACGGGGATGAGGGCGAATTCTACTACGACAATTTTGTACGCAACAACTGCGGCGGACCGCTTATCGAGAACACAAATTTCTACTGTCTGCATCTTTCCTTTGACAGTCTGAAAAATGCGCTTGATTTATGCGGAATCACCGACTACACCGTAATTCAACCCGACGACCCCACAAGAACGGATATGGTGTATATATATTACAAATAAAAAGGGAGGATATAATGCTCGGTGGTCGTAAAACAGTAATATGCGGATTTTTTGGAACAGGCATGATTTCGGTCATGCCTGTTCCGCTTTTATCAGTTCATCCACGGGAATGTAGCCAACGAGGTCATATTCGATATGTACCTTCTGTTTGCGCTTACCGCTGGACTTGTCGGGTGCCTCCACATAAACCGCCTTTACAAGCTCTCTGAGGGCGTATGGCGTGAGTTCTGTGAGTGTGGTATATCTGCGTACCCGCTGAATAAACTGTTCAAGGTTTTCTATCTGTCGTTCCTGTACTTCGACTTCCTTTTGCAGATTTACGATTTCAACTT
Proteins encoded:
- the recG gene encoding ATP-dependent DNA helicase RecG translates to MNTITASSPIRYIKGIGEKRAQLLKRMGVETAGQLVTLYPRAYEDRGVITPVDKMNQAGAVYNLLLTVGEIPRGARISGGRQMVSFRAYDETGVVKIVFFNQLHLKDAFEVGDTYRFRGKVSVSGNTFTMTSPSFEKADDPSSLPDIVPVYPLTAGLNGKALAGAIQNALKSLTFKEFLPPSVIRENSLCSLDFAMRNIHQPQNAQALKQAQKRLSFDEFFLFSLSLINMRRKNRVMNARKMPDVSLSSLLSRLPYELTDAQKEAVNDIKSDLVGAKYPDCDTIPYMRRLLQGDVGSGKTIVAACAVFMAVRSGKRAAMMVPTEILAHQHFNDMQPLFESLGIPVALLTGSTTPAQRKKLTALLKEDSKDSPRFIIGTHALLENYVQIPDLGLIITDEQHRFGVNQREKLADKNSDGVHTLIMSATPIPRTLAIFLFGDLDISVINQLPPNRQKVDTFLVDESYRTRINAFIRKQVDSGHQVYIICPLIEDENGESELKSAADYHKNLSQRIFPDLKVALLHGKMKPAQKDEVMSAFAKGEYHILVSTTVIEVGVNVPNATLMIVENAERFGLSQLHQLRGRVGRGSHKSYCVLFSQSGAERLKFMTKTNDGFEIARFDLENRGPGDFFGQRQSGELHFRFADGSDIDMLTGIKNQADRLLSADPDLSDPENTALRLKLMSTHSSAERVST
- the dusB gene encoding tRNA dihydrouridine synthase DusB; the protein is MNIIKSFKTPPLILAPMAGVADNAFRILCKKHGADMVFSEMVSAKAVYYGDKKTYALASFRETERPYILQIFGSEPHILAHAARVLYDFCRPDGIDINMGCPVHKIFANNEGSALMKSPEAVYEIVSRVKDAVPVPVSVKIRSGIDKEHINALEVALSAQKGGADFVSIHARTRAQMYAGKADYKLIKELNSALDIPLIGNGDVTDTQSLDAMLETGVSGVMIGRGALGNPFIFARLKSHMLGEAYTEPDRETIKNTLFEHLNLSLEFKPEKIAVREARKHIAYYLKGFPGSAALRDAVNRADTVQQLFSLLNS
- a CDS encoding sigma-70 family RNA polymerase sigma factor; this encodes MNTALTDEKQLIKDAMNGDGDAFGQLVTKYEKKIYSFALGMLSNPDDAFDVSQETFLKAYRSLKFFKGESSFYTWLYTICRNCCYDFIKQQSRQRKKNVSLYEYESDPDGTVIEIPDNANDPEKLFEQKQVRTIIYDAIMSLPDNHREIILLRDIQGLSYEEIAVAMYINEGTVKSRLSRARSKLQLILKEKL
- a CDS encoding zf-HC2 domain-containing protein produces the protein MQNCRKIRKNLHEFALGQLEGDIVRQIEQHLDECEECRRIFDAEKLYCENIGAVAAALSTLPENKNLSRAVTDVIEQEKDNPPVYISRRRFPTATAAALVLVMLIAVFAGRMGLMEDNNFTADTAGSIASADTANDEPTDSARLYAAVTDDSVPETVNAPAELYDEIIPEDNAVAVESDNSTKEMENDRPIMMMAAPPSSVSSVKASDETETDGQIYEEFATDTATSEPQPDDPALAVHKKVAEYNDFINSQALILLYPQVIMHGDEGEFYYDNFVRNNCGGPLIENTNFYCLHLSFDSLKNALDLCGITDYTVIQPDDPTRTDMVYIYYK